The Coleofasciculus sp. FACHB-T130 genome has a segment encoding these proteins:
- a CDS encoding DUF427 domain-containing protein, which yields MKRDRIAPGPGQESVWDYPRPPRLEESSKHIQIVFNGVTIVDTQRAKRVLETSHPPVYYIPPLDIKMEYLVRTLQESFCEWKGGAFYYTVVVSDKQAPNAAWGYPNPTPNFASIKNYLAFYPQMMDVCSVDGEQVQPQPGGFYGGWITSDIVGPFKGEPGTWGW from the coding sequence ATGAAACGCGATCGCATTGCACCCGGACCCGGTCAAGAGTCAGTCTGGGATTACCCTCGTCCCCCGCGTCTTGAGGAATCATCCAAGCACATCCAGATCGTCTTCAACGGCGTCACAATTGTTGATACTCAGCGGGCAAAGCGCGTACTAGAAACCAGTCACCCGCCTGTCTACTACATTCCTCCCCTAGATATCAAAATGGAATATCTAGTGCGAACTCTTCAGGAATCGTTTTGTGAATGGAAGGGAGGCGCTTTCTACTACACAGTCGTTGTCAGTGACAAACAGGCACCGAATGCCGCTTGGGGTTATCCCAATCCCACACCAAACTTCGCCAGCATCAAGAACTATCTCGCTTTCTATCCCCAGATGATGGATGTTTGTTCGGTCGATGGAGAACAAGTGCAGCCGCAACCTGGAGGTTTCTACGGCGGTTGGATCACCAGCGATATTGTTGGCCCGTTCAAAGGTGAGCCAGGAACCTGGGGCTGGTAG
- a CDS encoding sodium:calcium antiporter — translation MFDSLTLSISVFFIAAAVIAVIGTMMASTADRLADETGLGEALMGALFLGGSTSLAGIVTSVTAAAGGHAELAISSALGGIAAQTAFLSIADLAYGKANLTHAAASVPNLMQATLLVALLAIPLMAMSGPDVSFFGIHPASFLIPAAYIFGLRLAAEAQTTPMWWPRRTAETQVDEPEADNSEGTKLTVLWLRFALLAGLLASAGYFVAEAGISISMHSGLSETMVGGLFTALSTALPELVTTIAAVRRGALTLAVSGVIGGNSFDVMLVAFSDFAYRQGSIYHALAQPQIFAIALTILMTVILVLGLLRRETHGIGNISFESFLILLLYLSGFSLLFFGS, via the coding sequence GTGTTTGATTCCTTAACCCTGAGTATTAGTGTTTTTTTTATCGCTGCTGCGGTGATTGCCGTTATAGGAACGATGATGGCAAGCACAGCGGATCGTCTAGCGGATGAAACGGGTCTTGGAGAAGCACTGATGGGTGCCTTGTTCCTCGGCGGTAGCACCTCATTAGCAGGCATTGTTACCTCTGTCACCGCCGCCGCCGGAGGTCACGCCGAACTTGCCATCAGTAGTGCTTTAGGAGGGATTGCTGCCCAAACAGCATTTCTCAGCATTGCCGATCTTGCCTATGGGAAAGCCAACCTGACACACGCAGCTGCCTCCGTGCCAAATCTGATGCAGGCAACACTTCTGGTTGCTTTATTAGCAATTCCTCTGATGGCAATGTCTGGGCCAGATGTCAGTTTTTTTGGAATTCATCCCGCCTCGTTCCTTATCCCAGCCGCTTATATCTTTGGCTTACGTTTGGCGGCAGAGGCTCAAACTACGCCCATGTGGTGGCCTCGGCGGACTGCGGAAACGCAAGTTGACGAACCGGAGGCAGATAATTCCGAGGGTACTAAATTGACTGTGTTGTGGTTAAGGTTCGCTTTGCTGGCGGGGCTGCTTGCCAGTGCCGGTTATTTTGTGGCGGAAGCTGGAATCTCGATCTCTATGCACAGCGGTCTTTCTGAAACGATGGTAGGAGGGCTTTTTACCGCTTTGTCAACTGCCCTACCGGAACTGGTAACAACCATCGCGGCGGTGCGACGAGGGGCGCTGACGCTTGCGGTGAGTGGCGTTATCGGGGGAAATAGCTTCGATGTGATGCTGGTGGCGTTCTCTGACTTTGCTTATCGGCAGGGTTCGATTTATCATGCTTTGGCACAGCCTCAGATTTTTGCGATCGCGTTGACGATCCTGATGACCGTCATTCTAGTTTTGGGCTTGTTGCGGCGGGAAACACATGGAATTGGAAATATTAGCTTCGAGAGTTTTTTAATTCTACTCCTATACTTAAGTGGGTTTTCGCTGCTGTTTTTTGGGAGTTGA